In the Zingiber officinale cultivar Zhangliang chromosome 5A, Zo_v1.1, whole genome shotgun sequence genome, GTCAGGTAGGATGACACAAGTGAATTTACTTGGTCATCAAATGTTGGAtggattaatcaagttggatgtATTGGGTGGACAGGACAGATCAAACAAATCAAACAGATCAAGCAAGTCATTGTCTAGAAGATGAGTTAAACATATAACAAGCATTGTAAAAGTAAAACAGTTCCCTTGTTACAAACAAAGGAATAAATTTGATAATTTCTCTTCTCATTCCATTTCATTTCCATTCTCATCTCTATTCTATTCCATTCCCATCTACTAAAAGTAACCAAAATTCATCATGTCTCCCTAACCTGCCACAAAAATGCAAAATATGGAAACAATTTCCCCTTTTCTCTTTCAGGATATTGTTTTTGGCTGTTGTTTTACTTTAATTTTTCTGCATTAGATACTTGTTCTTTTGTTTTTGATATAATAGCTCTTTCTGTGAGCGATATTTCTTTGGTTTTATATTACATAATCCCACACTAGAAATCCTTAAATTCTAGTTTCTCTCCAGTTTGTATGTATCATTCTGTTAATCTTTTTTTCATATGATATCATGGTTTTTGTTATTATCATCTCCAGTTAGTTTCACTAGAGCATGCTCTTATTGATTGAATTTTTTGGTTTGAAATGTCTTGGTGGTAGGAAAATTGGCGCAGACCCAAGGGAATTGATTCTCGTGTGAGAAGGAAGTTCAAGGGCTGCACCTTGATGCCCAATATTGGTTATGGCTCTGACAAGAAGACACGCCACTACCTTCCCAACAGATTTAAGAAGTTTGTGGTACAAAATGTTGCTGATTTGGAATTGCTAATGATGCACAACAGGTACACTCGATTTCAAAATTTACTGCACTGACTTGCATCCAAAATGCATAGGTCccgtttcaaaaatttatttcttAACTTTTATCAGGACCTACTGTGCTGAAATTGGGCACAGTGTTTCAACAAAGAAGCGCAAGTTGATCGTCGAACGAGCTGCACAACTCGATATCGTTGTGACCAACAAGCTAGCAAGGCTTCGCAGCCAGGAGGACGAGTGAGCCATTAGTTTAGTGGCATATCATCTTGTCACCTCTACCATGAAATTTAGTTCTGATAAGGTTATCACATTTTTATCTCTAGGAGATTCTCCTAAGAGTCAGTCTTGTTAAACTTGATAACAAGATTTTGACTTCtttctcttattattattattttccatGAACACATTAAATGGAGCTTCTATTTTCCTAAAGCTATAGTTTGTCATGGTAGCTTGTTGACTGCTGTTCAATATTGTGCTGGCTGGGTCAATATATGGTTTTGGTGGAATCAATCCAGATACTCTTGATCAGCATTAGTCAAATctgttttaataaaaaaaaagtattatAAAAGTCAATCTTTACTGTGTGAATAAAGGATAAGTTGGCcatctttcaaaatttagcttTTCTTATAATCTTCCTTCCTAAGAACGATACTGTTCCAAAAAGGaacaaaacaaaagagaacaaatCTATCTGCAATAAAGGTTCATATTAGGTAACACGCAAATTTAGACAATAATGTTGCCATCATCATTAGCACATTCAACAACGGCCAATGAATTGCACAAATAATTGGAAATTCATAGTTCTTTACTCATCCAAATAAATGATTCAGTGGAAGAAAATGCTTAGCTGTTAAAACATTTAATGATGGGAACAATGATAATCGATAAAACAAAGTTTAAAATATTGTCTGAAAcacattatttttattaaaaaaaaacaaagaatagCTTTGTTTCAAAGCTTCAGAATGTTTGTACAGGCTTCATCAGGACGGTCAGAGTTTTTGCAGTAGGCGAACCTCTACTATTTCAGCTGAGATCTTTGATCCGCAAAAAATAGATCAGAAGATGATT is a window encoding:
- the LOC121980574 gene encoding 60S ribosomal protein L32-1-like; protein product: MAVPLLTKKIVKKRVKKFKRPQSDRKICVKENWRRPKGIDSRVRRKFKGCTLMPNIGYGSDKKTRHYLPNRFKKFVVQNVADLELLMMHNRTYCAEIGHSVSTKKRKLIVERAAQLDIVVTNKLARLRSQEDE